One window from the genome of Candidatus Binataceae bacterium encodes:
- a CDS encoding DUF4870 domain-containing protein: protein MDAQSGTPQNQVIAALAYVLGLVTGIVFLYLEPYDRDDYVRFHARQSIAFSVAWLVINVIFGVFIAVLPYSLGRLLGGLQELVNLALAVMWIFLMWKALRGERYRIPYLADITDGFAGAS from the coding sequence ATGGACGCACAGAGCGGCACCCCACAAAACCAGGTGATTGCGGCGCTCGCCTATGTCCTGGGGCTGGTGACCGGTATCGTCTTCCTCTACCTCGAACCGTACGACAGGGACGACTACGTCCGGTTCCACGCCCGCCAGTCGATCGCGTTTTCGGTCGCCTGGTTAGTGATCAACGTCATCTTTGGCGTCTTCATCGCGGTGCTGCCCTACTCGCTGGGCCGGCTGCTGGGCGGGCTGCAGGAGCTCGTCAACCTGGCGCTGGCCGTGATGTGGATTTTCCTGATGTGGAAGGCGCTCCGCGGCGAGCGTTACCGCATCCCCTACCTCGCCGACATCACCGACGGCTTCGCCGGCGCCTCTTGA
- a CDS encoding (4Fe-4S)-binding protein, protein MALEVTWDPKVCIHSGNCVKSLPQVFRVENGKFVIEPARADDERVRATVNACPSRALRIKQ, encoded by the coding sequence ATGGCGCTTGAAGTGACCTGGGACCCCAAGGTCTGCATCCACTCGGGCAACTGCGTGAAGAGCTTGCCGCAGGTCTTCCGCGTCGAAAACGGCAAGTTCGTCATCGAACCGGCCAGGGCCGACGACGAGCGCGTGCGCGCCACGGTCAACGCCTGTCCCTCCAGGGCGCTGCGAATCAAGCAGTAA